A stretch of Tenrec ecaudatus isolate mTenEca1 chromosome 2, mTenEca1.hap1, whole genome shotgun sequence DNA encodes these proteins:
- the LOC142439028 gene encoding shieldin complex subunit 3 isoform X6, translating to MTTEVVLHYRPYKSDPTHLAKMIENAIQDFPTRRLPRFIPWFPPDRTKLALKPKRSPPVISEEAAEDVKRHLALSGRDVTSQSYDCTVDLLEFQPNIKIKTHFIRSHSLDEQTHSGNLDKQSAKEKQVFKRSWSVSLPNSNCAEKSFPLSKNLQDCLKALNLHSFYRARWTIEPTICDNQTLEVIWAKLSRIVRHNELPSCNATIQRHLGQIWVFCDIMYCEYVGNLLKARLPLTGKMNLFVHKFGVIFTM from the coding sequence ATGACCACAGAAGTAGTGTTACATTATCGACCGTACAAGAGCGATCCCACCCACCTGGCAAAAATGATAGAAAATGCAATTCAAGACTTTCCTACTCGTCGGCTCCCAAGATTTATCCCTTGGTTTCCACCTGACAGGACTAAACTTGCACTTAAACCTAAGAGATCGCCGCCTGTGATTTCTGAAGAGGCTGCTGAAGATGTGAAACGTCATCTAGCCCTTTCAGGACGTGATGTTACATCACAGAGTTATGATTGCACTGTAGATCTATTGGAGTTTCAaccaaacataaaaataaagacaCATTTCATCCGGTCCCACTCACTGGATGAACAGACTCATTCTGGAAATCTGGATAAACAATCGGCAAAAGAAAAACAGGTCTTCAAGAGGTCTTGGAGTGTTTCCCTTCCCAACAGTAATTGCGCTGAAAAGAGTTTTCCTTTATCTAAAAACTTGCAAGATTGTTTAAAGGCACTAAATCTGCACTCGTTTTATAGAGCACGATGGACGATAGAGCCGACTATTTGTGACAACCAAACTCTGGAAGTCATTTGGGCAAAACTCAGTCGAATCGTCAGACACAATGAACTTCCATCTTGTAATGCTACAATTCAGAGACACTTAGGCCAGATTTGGGTATTCTGTGATATTATGTACTGTGAATATGTGGGAAATCTTCTGAAAGCAAGATTACCTCTTactggaaaaatgaatttatttgTGCATAAATTTGGGGTGATTTTTACCATGTAG
- the LOC142439028 gene encoding shieldin complex subunit 3 isoform X5 — protein sequence MEVNPPKQEHLLALKEYPDYCRMTTEVVLHYRPYKSDPTHLAKMIENAIQDFPTRRLPRFIPWFPPDRTKLALKPKRSPPVISEEAAEDVKRHLALSGRDVTSQSYDCTVDLLEFQPNIKIKTHFIRSHSLDEQTHSGNLDKQSAKEKQVFKRSWSVSLPNSNCAEKSFPLSKNLQDCLKALNLHSFYRARWTIEPTICDNQTLEVIWAKLSRIVRHNELPSCNATIQRHLGQIWVFCDIMYCEYVGNLLKARLPLTGKMNLFVHKFGVIFTM from the coding sequence AGTACCCGGATTACTGCAGAATGACCACAGAAGTAGTGTTACATTATCGACCGTACAAGAGCGATCCCACCCACCTGGCAAAAATGATAGAAAATGCAATTCAAGACTTTCCTACTCGTCGGCTCCCAAGATTTATCCCTTGGTTTCCACCTGACAGGACTAAACTTGCACTTAAACCTAAGAGATCGCCGCCTGTGATTTCTGAAGAGGCTGCTGAAGATGTGAAACGTCATCTAGCCCTTTCAGGACGTGATGTTACATCACAGAGTTATGATTGCACTGTAGATCTATTGGAGTTTCAaccaaacataaaaataaagacaCATTTCATCCGGTCCCACTCACTGGATGAACAGACTCATTCTGGAAATCTGGATAAACAATCGGCAAAAGAAAAACAGGTCTTCAAGAGGTCTTGGAGTGTTTCCCTTCCCAACAGTAATTGCGCTGAAAAGAGTTTTCCTTTATCTAAAAACTTGCAAGATTGTTTAAAGGCACTAAATCTGCACTCGTTTTATAGAGCACGATGGACGATAGAGCCGACTATTTGTGACAACCAAACTCTGGAAGTCATTTGGGCAAAACTCAGTCGAATCGTCAGACACAATGAACTTCCATCTTGTAATGCTACAATTCAGAGACACTTAGGCCAGATTTGGGTATTCTGTGATATTATGTACTGTGAATATGTGGGAAATCTTCTGAAAGCAAGATTACCTCTTactggaaaaatgaatttatttgTGCATAAATTTGGGGTGATTTTTACCATGTAG